A region from the Nocardioides exalbidus genome encodes:
- a CDS encoding YiiD C-terminal domain-containing protein, translating to MEEAAGHDGGLASVPILEAMGIRVVEVRPGFASADLPPEPNTNHFGVTYAGSLFSVAEMLGGLLAMASFDLGGELAGFVPLVKESTIRFRRPALGVVRAEASLPDDEVARVRESALTTGKGEFALEATLTDAGGEVVASTVGTYQVRRLG from the coding sequence GTGGAGGAAGCCGCTGGCCACGACGGGGGCCTCGCTTCCGTCCCGATCCTGGAGGCCATGGGCATCCGCGTCGTCGAGGTCCGGCCCGGTTTCGCGAGCGCCGACCTGCCGCCCGAGCCCAACACCAATCACTTCGGGGTCACCTACGCCGGGTCGCTCTTCAGCGTGGCCGAGATGCTCGGTGGCCTGCTCGCGATGGCGAGCTTCGACCTCGGCGGCGAGCTCGCCGGCTTCGTGCCGCTCGTCAAGGAGTCGACCATCCGGTTCCGGCGGCCCGCGCTGGGCGTCGTACGCGCCGAGGCGTCGTTGCCGGACGACGAGGTCGCCCGCGTCCGCGAGTCGGCGCTCACCACCGGGAAAGGTGAGTTCGCGCTCGAGGCGACCCTGACGGACGCGGGGGGAGAGGTCGTCGCGTCCACCGTCGGGACCTACCAGGTCCGGCGCCTCGGGTGA